One window of the Granulicella arctica genome contains the following:
- a CDS encoding amidohydrolase family protein yields MPTAYLIDWMREFGSLPAIYQQKMIDVGAAMKANHKRAIAAGVKVALGTDAAVYPHGLNAHEIDVYVNQYGMTPLQGIQTGTINAADLMGWTDRAGTIEVGKWADLIAVDGDPLKDVKVLQHVSFVMKAGVVYKDETHVR; encoded by the coding sequence GTGCCGACGGCATATCTGATCGACTGGATGCGGGAGTTTGGGAGCCTGCCGGCGATCTATCAGCAGAAGATGATCGACGTGGGCGCGGCGATGAAGGCGAACCATAAGCGGGCGATTGCGGCGGGCGTGAAGGTGGCGCTGGGGACGGATGCGGCGGTGTATCCGCATGGGCTGAACGCGCACGAGATCGACGTGTATGTGAACCAGTATGGGATGACGCCGCTGCAGGGAATCCAGACGGGGACGATCAATGCGGCGGACCTGATGGGCTGGACGGATCGTGCGGGGACGATTGAAGTGGGGAAATGGGCGGACCTGATTGCTGTTGATGGCGATCCGCTGAAGGATGTGAAGGTGCTGCAGCATGTGAGCTTCGTGATGAAGGCGGGCGTAGTCTACAAGGATGAGACGCATGTGCGTTGA
- a CDS encoding multicopper oxidase family protein, with protein MSSSRRTFLHQASALSLLYGTRQTLAQTAMGSMKMGEPQRTRAQSPSPNPPHVGPPMLHTLELAPFVDPLPIPETLRPTRHHGHQALTITMQEVHAKVHRDVAPTRMWSYGPGTLSPLIEARAGETLQIHWVNNLPAKHFLPIDHSLHGCGVEVPEVRTTAHLHGAKSPSSEDGYPDSWFVPGKSRTCTYPLQQEATALWFHDHAMGLNRLNTYAGLFGMLLLRDKVEDSLNLPSGRYEVPLILYDRDFTAAGQLFYDVSGDPESPWIPEFSADGILINGKIRPFFEVEPRLYRFRMLNTANSRFFNLSLSNGQPLVQIGCDQGLLAAPVTMKRLVLGCAERADVLIDFSQLAGQTIHLRTGALDILEFRVGKQPAVAAVIPKMFRPIERISESTAVKTRTLTLHEYQDEAARPMVMLINRKHWHEPTTELPKLNSTEIWEFVNLTEDTHPMHLHLVRFQVLDRRPFDTTDYLIRKKVRFTAPAAPPESNEYGWKDTVQCPPGMITRIIMRFEGYPGKYLYHCHILEHEANDMMRPFEVVA; from the coding sequence TTGTCCTCGTCCCGACGCACCTTCCTCCACCAGGCCTCAGCTCTGAGCCTGCTCTATGGAACACGGCAAACCTTAGCCCAGACGGCGATGGGTTCCATGAAGATGGGTGAACCGCAGAGAACGCGAGCACAGTCGCCGAGTCCCAATCCCCCCCACGTAGGGCCGCCGATGCTCCACACCCTGGAGTTGGCACCGTTCGTCGATCCGCTGCCCATTCCTGAGACGCTCCGCCCCACCCGCCATCATGGGCACCAGGCACTCACAATCACCATGCAGGAGGTTCACGCAAAGGTTCATCGCGATGTCGCACCCACGCGGATGTGGAGCTATGGCCCTGGCACGCTTTCGCCGCTCATTGAAGCACGCGCAGGAGAGACCTTGCAGATCCACTGGGTAAACAACCTGCCTGCGAAGCACTTCCTCCCGATCGACCACTCCCTCCACGGCTGTGGAGTGGAGGTACCCGAGGTGCGCACCACGGCTCATCTTCACGGGGCGAAGTCGCCCTCCTCGGAGGATGGCTATCCGGATAGCTGGTTTGTGCCCGGAAAATCTCGAACCTGTACCTATCCCTTGCAGCAGGAGGCCACAGCACTGTGGTTCCACGACCATGCGATGGGGTTGAACCGACTGAACACCTACGCCGGATTATTCGGAATGCTTCTACTTCGGGACAAGGTAGAGGATTCGCTTAACCTGCCCTCCGGCAGGTACGAGGTCCCGCTCATCCTGTATGACCGCGACTTCACAGCTGCAGGACAACTCTTCTACGACGTTTCAGGCGACCCGGAGAGCCCATGGATTCCTGAGTTCAGCGCAGACGGCATCCTGATCAACGGCAAGATACGACCATTCTTTGAGGTCGAGCCTCGTTTGTACCGCTTTCGCATGCTCAACACCGCCAATAGCCGCTTCTTTAACCTGAGCTTGTCGAATGGCCAGCCGCTGGTCCAGATTGGCTGCGATCAGGGGCTGCTGGCTGCGCCAGTCACAATGAAGCGGCTGGTGCTTGGATGCGCGGAGCGGGCGGATGTTCTGATCGATTTCAGCCAACTGGCCGGGCAGACGATTCACCTTCGCACGGGTGCCTTGGACATCCTCGAATTTCGGGTCGGCAAGCAGCCAGCAGTAGCCGCGGTAATCCCGAAGATGTTTCGTCCCATCGAGCGCATCAGCGAGTCGACTGCAGTCAAGACGCGAACCCTGACGCTACACGAGTATCAGGACGAGGCCGCGCGGCCCATGGTGATGCTCATCAATCGAAAGCACTGGCACGAGCCGACCACGGAACTCCCGAAGCTGAATTCGACTGAAATATGGGAGTTTGTGAACCTCACCGAAGACACGCACCCGATGCACCTCCACCTTGTGCGCTTCCAGGTTCTGGACCGGCGGCCGTTCGACACGACGGATTACCTGATTCGGAAGAAGGTGCGGTTCACAGCTCCCGCCGCGCCGCCGGAGTCCAATGAGTACGGGTGGAAGGATACGGTTCAGTGTCCGCCCGGGATGATCACCCGCATCATCATGCGCTTCGAGGGCTATCCCGGAAAGTACCTATACCACTGTCACATTCTCGAGCACGAGGCGAATGACATGATGCGACCTTTTGAGGTCGTCGCCTAA
- a CDS encoding phospholipase C — MIRKSLALALSSTLVLSGCSATTGTTPGNGSANTTPPVTITPTSSASAIKHVVVIFGENVSFDHYFGTYPNAVNTPGEPTFTAAAGTPIPNNYVSNPNLLSQNPNLATGGTINTANGAGAANPFRLARAQAATADQDHGYTDEQSAFHAGKMDLFPASVGTADTAAVATATGASAIAATKGLTMGYYDGNTATALWNYAQHYAMSDHSFGTNFGPSTDGAVNLISGQTNGVINTVNPGSAVVADGNGGLTLISDADPTGDICSSTTQSVSMSGKNVGDMLNASKLTWGWFEGGFDLTVTNPNGTTGCKRSTASTITGTQADYSAHHEPFQYYASTANFTHVRPTSIAAIGTTDAANHQYDTHDFTDALAAGNLPAVSFLKAPRFQDAHAANSDPIDEGTFVATMVNAIQKSSFWPNTAIIIAYDDSDGWYDHLTNLVNGSATTADTINGAGVCISTTAAAAALPGLTGTNPAQGRCGYGPRLPLIVISPWAKKNYIDSTVTDQSSVLKFIEDTFLGSQRIGGGSFDSIAGSLNNMFDFSNGAVPPNPNVVQLNTATGVVTSGN; from the coding sequence ATGATCCGTAAATCGCTCGCTCTTGCCTTGTCCTCCACCCTCGTTTTGAGCGGATGTAGCGCCACGACCGGCACCACTCCGGGCAATGGCAGCGCCAATACCACTCCGCCGGTCACAATCACGCCCACATCTTCGGCCAGTGCGATTAAGCATGTCGTTGTCATCTTCGGCGAAAACGTTTCGTTCGATCATTACTTCGGCACCTATCCGAACGCGGTCAACACCCCGGGCGAGCCCACCTTTACCGCCGCTGCTGGAACGCCGATCCCGAACAACTACGTCTCGAATCCAAATCTGCTCTCACAGAACCCCAATTTGGCCACGGGCGGCACTATCAACACGGCGAATGGAGCGGGCGCAGCAAACCCCTTCCGCCTCGCCCGCGCACAGGCCGCTACCGCCGACCAGGATCACGGCTACACCGATGAGCAGTCTGCCTTCCATGCCGGCAAGATGGACCTGTTTCCTGCCTCCGTCGGCACTGCTGATACGGCTGCAGTTGCCACTGCGACCGGAGCCTCGGCCATTGCCGCGACCAAGGGCTTGACCATGGGTTATTACGATGGCAATACCGCCACGGCCCTTTGGAACTACGCTCAGCACTACGCGATGAGCGATCACTCCTTTGGCACCAACTTCGGTCCCTCGACCGATGGCGCAGTCAACCTGATCTCCGGACAGACCAATGGCGTCATCAACACCGTCAATCCAGGCTCAGCAGTGGTTGCCGACGGCAACGGTGGCCTGACTTTGATCAGCGACGCTGACCCAACGGGCGACATCTGTTCCAGCACGACGCAGTCCGTCAGCATGTCCGGTAAGAATGTCGGCGACATGTTGAATGCCTCCAAGCTCACCTGGGGCTGGTTTGAGGGCGGCTTCGATCTCACCGTCACCAACCCGAATGGCACCACGGGCTGCAAGCGCTCGACTGCCTCGACGATCACGGGCACCCAAGCTGACTACTCCGCTCACCACGAGCCCTTCCAGTACTACGCGAGCACTGCGAACTTTACGCATGTACGCCCCACCTCCATCGCCGCCATCGGTACGACCGACGCGGCTAACCACCAGTACGACACGCATGACTTCACCGATGCGCTCGCCGCTGGGAACCTCCCCGCCGTCAGCTTCCTGAAGGCTCCTCGCTTCCAGGACGCGCATGCAGCGAACTCCGATCCGATCGATGAGGGCACCTTCGTCGCCACGATGGTCAACGCGATCCAGAAGTCCAGCTTCTGGCCGAATACGGCAATTATCATCGCCTACGACGACTCCGACGGCTGGTACGACCACCTCACCAACCTCGTCAATGGCTCTGCGACGACCGCGGACACTATCAACGGTGCCGGTGTTTGCATCAGCACCACCGCTGCCGCAGCTGCGTTGCCCGGCCTCACGGGCACCAATCCTGCACAAGGCCGTTGCGGCTACGGTCCCCGTCTCCCGCTCATTGTCATCTCCCCGTGGGCGAAGAAGAACTACATCGACTCCACGGTTACGGATCAGAGTTCGGTGCTGAAGTTTATCGAAGACACCTTCCTCGGTAGCCAGCGTATAGGCGGTGGCTCCTTCGACAGCATCGCGGGCTCGCTCAACAATATGTTCGACTTCAGCAATGGCGCGGTGCCTCCAAACCCGAACGTCGTTCAGCTCAACACGGCAACCGGCGTGGTCACGAGCGGCAACTAA